One stretch of Miscanthus floridulus cultivar M001 chromosome 18, ASM1932011v1, whole genome shotgun sequence DNA includes these proteins:
- the LOC136524051 gene encoding uncharacterized protein, with protein MAVQDPTTALFSLDDHSKSMEREGLDVRISTMLDALDQARGALHEIVIPTTQKAKWDRLFEEAQLRADMAAQLAAAQEREAKARRDAEEIHGMFTDLSARVKLEEEEAARIMKERDELLEKDAQASKRVVKVLKELETERDLRRKAENLGDAVSQRLSAENVFVKLEKKLAHVQRTLQAKSDEHDLLQAAIEVVLDALKVVELVETSPLVARVAGIMARVGQLEEDAFHAEITQAFAVAHSHYDREINLKVMSQGFTPVYEDPELDEMEKAVAPLCVEPGG; from the exons atggctgTCCAGGATCCGACgacggctcttttctcgctcgacgatcattctaagagcatggagcgagagggtctTGATGTCAGGATCTCAACCATGCTGgatgccctggaccaggccagaggagccctccatgagatcgttatccctactactcag aaggcgaAGTGGGATCGCCTCTTCGAGGAGGCCCAGCTACGAGCAGATATGGCCgcgcagcttgctgccgcccaggagcgggaggccaagGCGCGTCGGGAcgcggaggagatccatgggatgttcacggacctatcggcgagggttaagctagaagaggaagaggctgCTAGGATTatgaaggagcgggatgagctgctcgaGAAGGATGCCCAGGCCAGTAAGCGGGTTGTCaaggtcctgaaggagctggagacggAGCGGGATCtcaggcggaaggccgaga ATCTTGGTGACGCGGTGAGCCAGAGGTTAAGCGCCGAGAACGTCTTTGTCAAGCTAGAAAAGAAACTCGCCCATGTGCAAAGAACCCTTCAGGctaagagcgatgagcacgatcttctgcagGCTGCGATCgaggtggtccttgatgccctgaaggtggtggagctagtggagaccagcccgctcgtggctcgtgtcgcaggtatcatggcgcgggtgggccagcttgaggaagATGCCTTTCATGCcgagatcacccaagcctttgctgtcgcccattctcattatgatcgggagatcaatTTGAAGGTGATGAGTCAAGGCTTCACGCCTGTTTATGAAGATCCTGAGCTGgatgagatggagaaggcggtggCACCTCTTTGCGTGGAACCTGGTGGATAG